One window of Desulfobacca acetoxidans DSM 11109 genomic DNA carries:
- a CDS encoding cysteine desulfurase family protein produces the protein MIYLDHNATTPIAPEVAAGIQIFLQEEFGNPSSDYPLGQRAKAAVQQSRSQVAALLGAQPEEIVFLSGASEANNWVLKGVAHHLQQKGRHLITTVIEHPAVLNPCLFLMEEGWEVDFIKVDSQGRVDPDDVRRACKPQTVLISIMHANNETGAIQPLAEVGRFAREYGILFHTDAAQSVGKIPTIVDELGVDFLTVAGHKFYAPKGIGALYIRRGVVLTPLLHGASQEGGRRAGTENVIFANALGLACELARNRQPQDREHFLFLRDRLHRRLQEGYPDLVLNGPETARLPNTLNVSFPGLSGADILAGIPELAASTGAACHGPGVRLSHVLASMGVSREVGKGAVRLSVGRSTTAAEVDQAAALLLQRVQALSAVS, from the coding sequence ATGATTTATTTAGACCACAATGCTACCACGCCTATCGCACCGGAGGTGGCCGCCGGTATACAGATTTTTCTTCAGGAGGAGTTCGGTAATCCCAGCAGCGACTATCCCTTAGGTCAGCGGGCCAAGGCTGCAGTTCAGCAGTCCCGCAGTCAGGTGGCGGCATTGTTGGGTGCTCAACCCGAAGAGATTGTTTTTCTGAGCGGCGCCAGCGAGGCAAATAACTGGGTGCTGAAAGGTGTTGCCCACCACCTGCAGCAGAAAGGAAGGCACCTGATTACCACCGTTATCGAACACCCGGCAGTGCTCAATCCTTGCCTCTTTCTGATGGAGGAAGGCTGGGAAGTTGATTTTATCAAGGTGGATTCCCAGGGTCGGGTTGATCCGGATGACGTCCGGCGGGCCTGTAAGCCCCAGACGGTTTTGATTTCGATCATGCATGCCAACAACGAAACCGGAGCAATCCAACCCTTGGCGGAAGTTGGCCGGTTTGCCCGGGAATATGGTATCTTATTTCACACGGATGCGGCTCAAAGCGTTGGAAAAATACCCACGATCGTCGATGAACTGGGGGTTGATTTCCTTACGGTGGCGGGGCATAAATTTTACGCTCCTAAAGGTATTGGGGCGCTCTATATCCGGCGAGGGGTAGTTTTAACGCCTTTGCTGCACGGGGCTTCGCAGGAGGGCGGGCGGCGGGCCGGTACCGAGAACGTGATCTTTGCCAACGCCCTGGGCCTCGCCTGTGAACTGGCGCGAAACCGACAGCCGCAGGACCGGGAGCATTTTCTATTCCTGAGAGATCGCTTACACCGGCGGTTACAGGAAGGCTATCCTGATTTAGTTCTCAACGGTCCGGAAACTGCTCGCCTGCCCAACACCCTTAACGTCTCCTTTCCGGGTTTGAGCGGGGCCGATATCCTGGCCGGCATTCCAGAGTTGGCGGCTTCTACCGGCGCCGCCTGCCATGGCCCAGGGGTGAGGCTTTCCCATGTATTAGCGTCCATGGGGGTGTCCCGGGAGGTAGGTAAGGGGGCTGTGCGTCTGAGCGTCGGACGCTCGACGACTGCGGCAGAGGTTGACCAGGCTGCAGCTTTGCTTCTCCAGAGAGTGCAGGCGCTGTCGGCGGTGTCGTGA
- a CDS encoding DMT family transporter: MSAVMLSHWWVLYGLGAALGLASSDALMKRWFSDLSPYGMTLLRLLYTVAILSVGWWWTPVPDLSWQFFLAVAAALPLEAGANLLYMRALRSTPLSVCAPMMAFTPLFLIGAGWLLLGEKLNFWGILGIVGIVWGSYLINIQEQRRGWLAPWSALWRLPGPRWMLMAAVLYSITSALGKIAVLYSSPTFFGLFYPTVFGGAMLAGYPWSSSKPGRMLLKRPIWGLLVGFCLAVSILCHFHGIKLAPVAYLIAVKRLSLLFSVLYGGFFFREEHFGARFAGASCMTAGVVLITGWGS; this comes from the coding sequence TTGTCGGCGGTTATGCTAAGCCACTGGTGGGTTTTATATGGCCTGGGCGCGGCCTTGGGACTGGCCTCTTCTGATGCCCTGATGAAACGATGGTTTTCCGACCTGTCTCCCTACGGCATGACATTGCTGCGCCTGCTCTACACGGTTGCCATCCTCTCCGTCGGTTGGTGGTGGACGCCGGTGCCTGACTTATCGTGGCAATTTTTCCTGGCAGTGGCGGCGGCGCTGCCACTGGAGGCCGGTGCCAATCTCCTGTATATGCGGGCCTTAAGATCCACGCCCCTATCGGTCTGTGCCCCGATGATGGCCTTCACACCGTTGTTTTTGATCGGTGCCGGCTGGCTGCTGCTTGGGGAGAAATTAAATTTCTGGGGTATACTGGGAATCGTCGGCATCGTTTGGGGGAGCTACCTGATCAATATTCAGGAACAGCGGCGGGGTTGGCTGGCACCCTGGTCGGCTCTATGGCGACTGCCGGGACCACGCTGGATGCTCATGGCAGCCGTCCTCTACTCGATTACCTCGGCCTTGGGAAAGATTGCGGTACTCTATTCATCGCCCACATTCTTCGGTCTATTCTACCCCACAGTTTTCGGCGGAGCGATGTTGGCCGGCTACCCCTGGAGCTCTTCCAAGCCCGGCAGGATGCTTCTAAAACGGCCGATATGGGGTCTTCTTGTGGGATTCTGTCTGGCCGTCAGCATCCTGTGCCATTTTCATGGGATCAAACTGGCGCCTGTGGCCTATCTGATCGCGGTAAAACGTCTCAGCCTGTTGTTTAGCGTACTGTATGGCGGCTTCTTTTTCCGGGAAGAGCATTTTGGAGCTCGGTTTGCCGGTGCTAGTTGTATGACCGCCGGAGTGGTTTTAATTACCGGATGGGGCAGTTGA
- a CDS encoding glycosyltransferase has protein sequence MINHTRIVRIEDYEELVGAETVERIIRKASSLRDLHVVNVNSTYYGGGVAELLGSMSILMNSVGIKTGWRVIQGSPDFFSITKKMHNALQGGEINLTERKKEIYEEVVYENVIRTHLDHDLVIIHDPQPLPMINHYRKRGPWIWRGHVDLSRPNPELWQYFRPMVEKYDAVIFSIKEYAQELKTPQLFFMPAIDPFSIKNHRLSEEEIDERLSHYNIPTDLPLVVQVSRFDVWKDPQGVVEAFKIARQEVDCTLVLLGNVATDDPEGPEVYASLLDSQEERLIILSVQDTALVNALQSRAAVVLQKSLREGFGLTVTEAMWKGTPVIGGNVGGIRYQIRDGVNGFLVNTVEEAAARIVQVVKGKALRQRLGEAARETVRQNFLLSRNLEQYLDLFSSFETNFTLKHIPVSGKP, from the coding sequence ATGATAAATCATACCCGCATCGTTCGAATCGAGGATTACGAAGAATTAGTCGGCGCTGAAACGGTCGAGCGCATCATCAGGAAAGCCAGTTCTCTCAGAGATCTGCATGTGGTTAACGTCAACTCCACCTATTATGGAGGCGGGGTGGCTGAACTGCTCGGGTCTATGAGCATTCTGATGAATAGCGTTGGCATTAAAACCGGCTGGCGGGTGATCCAGGGCTCCCCGGACTTCTTCAGTATCACGAAGAAGATGCACAATGCCCTGCAGGGTGGCGAGATCAACCTCACCGAACGGAAAAAAGAGATTTATGAAGAGGTGGTGTATGAAAATGTCATCCGAACCCATTTGGACCATGACTTGGTGATCATCCACGATCCCCAGCCCCTCCCAATGATCAACCATTACCGCAAACGCGGTCCCTGGATCTGGCGCGGCCATGTCGATCTGAGCCGTCCCAACCCGGAATTGTGGCAATATTTCCGGCCGATGGTGGAAAAGTATGATGCCGTTATCTTTAGCATCAAGGAATATGCTCAGGAATTGAAGACCCCGCAGCTCTTTTTTATGCCGGCCATCGATCCTTTTTCTATTAAAAACCATCGGCTCAGTGAGGAGGAGATCGACGAGCGGCTAAGTCATTATAACATTCCCACCGATCTTCCCCTGGTGGTGCAGGTCTCTCGCTTCGACGTTTGGAAAGATCCTCAGGGAGTGGTAGAAGCCTTCAAAATTGCCCGGCAAGAGGTTGATTGCACCTTAGTGTTGCTTGGCAATGTAGCCACCGACGATCCCGAGGGGCCTGAAGTATATGCCTCTCTGCTCGACAGCCAGGAAGAACGTCTGATCATATTGTCGGTGCAGGACACCGCTCTGGTAAATGCCTTGCAAAGTCGGGCGGCGGTAGTTTTGCAGAAGTCTCTCCGAGAAGGGTTTGGCCTCACCGTAACCGAGGCCATGTGGAAAGGAACGCCGGTAATTGGAGGTAATGTCGGCGGCATCCGCTACCAGATCAGAGATGGCGTCAATGGTTTCCTGGTGAATACCGTGGAGGAGGCCGCAGCCAGAATTGTTCAGGTGGTTAAAGGAAAAGCTCTGCGCCAGCGCTTAGGGGAGGCCGCCCGGGAGACGGTGCGACAAAACTTCCTGCTGAGCCGCAACCTGGAGCAATACCTGGACCTGTTCAGTTCTTTTGAAACCAATTTCACCCTGAAGCATATCCCTGTCTCTGGAAAACCATAG
- a CDS encoding UPF0280 family protein, with the protein MTHRTYRTRMARSGLVSFQVRMRETDLMILAERNLSDAAMMVVMQQRRQLEHYIAQHPGFLETLIPWPPDVLAPSLVQAMIRATAQVNVGPMAAVAGAIADAVGQELLTRSQEVIVENGGDIFLKITGPATMALFAGRSPLSLKVGIRLQPEQTPLGVCTSSGTVGHSLSLGRADAACVLASTAILADAAATALGNRVKESKDIPAALEWLGDIPDVWGGIVIVGEKLGAWGEVELTPL; encoded by the coding sequence ATGACTCACAGGACCTATCGCACTCGCATGGCCAGGAGCGGTCTGGTGAGCTTTCAGGTAAGGATGAGAGAGACGGATTTGATGATCCTGGCCGAGCGGAATCTCAGCGACGCTGCCATGATGGTAGTCATGCAGCAGCGCCGCCAATTGGAGCACTATATCGCCCAACACCCGGGGTTTTTGGAAACACTGATTCCCTGGCCCCCAGATGTCCTGGCGCCATCTCTGGTACAGGCCATGATCCGGGCTACAGCGCAGGTTAACGTCGGTCCGATGGCTGCAGTAGCGGGGGCCATCGCCGACGCCGTCGGACAGGAGTTATTGACCCGCAGTCAAGAGGTCATAGTTGAAAACGGCGGCGATATTTTTCTGAAAATCACGGGGCCAGCAACCATGGCGTTGTTTGCCGGCCGGTCGCCTCTGAGTCTGAAGGTGGGAATCCGCCTCCAACCCGAGCAGACTCCCTTGGGGGTCTGTACTTCCTCCGGTACAGTGGGACATTCTTTGAGCCTCGGACGAGCCGACGCCGCCTGTGTCCTGGCTTCCACTGCCATCCTGGCCGACGCGGCCGCGACGGCCTTAGGGAACCGGGTGAAGGAATCAAAAGATATCCCTGCGGCCCTGGAGTGGCTAGGCGACATCCCTGACGTCTGGGGAGGCATAGTCATAGTGGGGGAAAAGTTGGGGGCATGGGGTGAGGTTGAGCTGACGCCCCTGTAG
- a CDS encoding cation-translocating P-type ATPase — translation MNWYQLEIQQIFEKLKTTERGLTTDEARERLLKFGPNRLAAEGKISRLQILLHQFKSPLIYILLIAAVVTFFLEEYKDTGVITAVVLLNALIGYIQEVKAEKQVRALKRMVVAKARVLRDGKEVEIDGEAVVPGDIVLLASGGRIPADVRLLKTIELRTDESMLTGESLPAEKKTVIIPEDNLPPGDQLNIAFMGTAVVNGRGSGVVVATAAQTVLGHIARDVQEIEVAKSPLQEKIDRFAQAIGIIVLVAASLLFVIGILVGEKAEDMFLTAVAATVATIPEGLPIVVTIALAIGVARMAQHLAIIRKLPAVETLGSTTVICSDKTGTLTKNEMTVRLAYDGEKVYEFGGSGYKPEGEILEEGRPIRAIADHQMALLLRIGLLCNESEIYEEEGDYKVDGDPTEGALIVAAMKAGLNPAEERNNLPQLFIIPFESDRGYMATVHRQGDRNVIYAKGAPEKILELCSGCRYGICEDVLKVANHFAQAGLRVLGMAYREIPAEQVEITAKDLQTGLTFAGLQGMIDPPRPEAIEAVAGCKQAGIRVVMITGDHAVTALAIARQLGIAPEEEVVEDLAAKPMDSLTDEELLSLTQTVAGFLALRSGLSNRQPESITGKHVRAMSDMEFLGLLKDLLAALVKRAGPEGAVRHVLAGREIETMSDSTLFHLVQKVSVYARVAPQHKLRITQQLMKHGEIVAMTGDGVNDAPALKTAHIGVAMGKTGTDVAKESSDMVIADDNFASIYRAVELGRIVFDNIRKVIFFLIPTGIAAIISIMATVMLGLPLPYLPAQLLWINIVTNGLQDVALAFEPGEKDILQRPPRNPKAGIFNRLLVERTILVGLLISTGVIYAFLHALHQGMSLEKARTIAVTTMVFFQFFQALNSRSEMQSLLRMNPLGNPFLFFGTIAAFLAHLAAIYLPSLQWLFRMEPLTPVDWLRIGLISITVIIAVEIDKLVRRIVTSVYH, via the coding sequence ATGAATTGGTATCAACTCGAGATTCAACAGATATTCGAAAAACTGAAAACCACCGAACGCGGCCTGACGACAGATGAGGCCAGAGAGCGTCTGCTAAAGTTCGGGCCCAATAGACTGGCGGCAGAAGGAAAGATCAGCCGGCTGCAAATCCTGCTGCACCAGTTCAAGAGTCCCTTGATTTACATCCTGCTCATCGCCGCAGTCGTGACTTTTTTCTTGGAAGAGTATAAGGATACCGGGGTCATCACCGCAGTCGTGCTGCTGAACGCCCTCATCGGCTATATCCAGGAAGTCAAAGCCGAAAAACAGGTGCGCGCTCTAAAAAGAATGGTGGTTGCCAAAGCCCGTGTGCTTCGGGATGGCAAAGAGGTGGAGATCGATGGCGAGGCGGTTGTTCCTGGGGACATCGTCCTGCTGGCCTCTGGCGGCCGCATACCGGCCGATGTCAGACTCCTGAAAACCATCGAGTTGAGAACAGATGAGTCGATGCTCACCGGAGAATCCCTCCCGGCTGAGAAGAAGACCGTCATAATCCCGGAAGATAATCTTCCCCCAGGAGACCAGCTAAACATTGCCTTCATGGGTACAGCGGTGGTCAATGGCCGGGGCAGCGGCGTAGTAGTGGCTACCGCCGCTCAGACGGTTTTAGGCCACATCGCTCGTGACGTGCAGGAGATTGAAGTTGCCAAGTCGCCGCTGCAGGAAAAGATCGACCGATTTGCTCAGGCCATCGGTATTATTGTTCTGGTGGCCGCTTCGCTCCTGTTCGTAATCGGCATTCTGGTGGGAGAAAAGGCGGAAGACATGTTCCTGACTGCGGTAGCTGCCACGGTAGCCACCATCCCCGAGGGTCTGCCCATTGTGGTTACGATTGCCCTGGCTATTGGGGTGGCGCGCATGGCCCAACACCTGGCCATCATCCGCAAATTACCGGCTGTGGAAACTCTGGGGAGCACCACGGTTATCTGTTCGGATAAGACCGGTACTCTCACCAAGAACGAAATGACGGTGAGACTCGCTTATGACGGTGAAAAGGTCTATGAATTCGGTGGTAGTGGATACAAACCCGAGGGGGAGATTTTAGAGGAAGGCCGTCCTATCAGGGCAATTGCTGACCATCAGATGGCGCTCCTGTTGCGTATCGGACTCTTGTGCAACGAATCTGAGATCTATGAAGAAGAAGGTGACTACAAAGTGGATGGTGACCCCACCGAAGGGGCCCTCATTGTTGCGGCCATGAAAGCCGGCCTCAACCCTGCTGAGGAAAGGAACAACCTGCCACAATTGTTTATCATACCTTTTGAATCGGATCGCGGCTATATGGCAACGGTCCACCGACAGGGCGATCGAAATGTAATTTATGCCAAGGGGGCGCCGGAGAAAATCCTGGAACTCTGTTCCGGCTGTCGGTATGGAATCTGTGAAGATGTCCTCAAAGTTGCCAACCACTTTGCCCAGGCAGGGCTCAGGGTGCTGGGTATGGCCTATAGGGAAATTCCGGCTGAGCAGGTGGAGATCACGGCCAAAGATTTGCAGACCGGATTAACCTTTGCCGGATTGCAGGGTATGATCGATCCTCCGCGCCCTGAGGCTATCGAAGCAGTCGCCGGCTGTAAACAGGCCGGTATCCGGGTGGTAATGATTACCGGGGATCATGCAGTCACTGCGTTAGCTATTGCCAGACAGCTAGGTATTGCCCCTGAGGAAGAGGTGGTGGAGGACCTGGCGGCAAAGCCGATGGATTCCCTTACTGACGAAGAACTTCTATCCCTTACCCAAACGGTCGCGGGATTTTTAGCTCTGCGCTCCGGTCTGAGCAACCGCCAGCCTGAAAGTATTACCGGCAAACATGTTCGGGCCATGAGCGATATGGAGTTTCTGGGACTCCTCAAGGACCTGCTTGCCGCTCTGGTAAAAAGGGCCGGGCCAGAGGGTGCGGTTCGACATGTCCTCGCAGGCAGGGAGATAGAAACCATGAGTGATTCTACTCTCTTTCACCTGGTCCAGAAGGTATCGGTCTATGCCCGGGTGGCTCCGCAGCACAAGCTCCGCATCACCCAACAATTGATGAAGCACGGGGAGATTGTCGCTATGACCGGGGATGGGGTCAATGATGCTCCCGCTTTGAAGACGGCCCATATCGGGGTGGCCATGGGCAAAACCGGCACTGATGTGGCCAAAGAATCTTCGGATATGGTTATCGCCGACGATAATTTTGCCAGTATCTACCGGGCCGTGGAGTTGGGACGGATTGTTTTTGACAACATACGCAAGGTCATTTTTTTTCTCATCCCTACCGGTATCGCAGCGATTATATCCATCATGGCGACCGTGATGCTGGGATTGCCGCTTCCCTATCTGCCGGCCCAACTCTTATGGATTAACATTGTTACGAACGGTCTGCAGGATGTGGCGCTGGCCTTTGAGCCGGGAGAGAAAGATATACTCCAGCGGCCCCCCAGAAATCCCAAAGCCGGGATCTTTAACCGTCTCTTGGTGGAGAGAACCATCTTGGTGGGCTTATTGATTTCTACCGGGGTAATCTACGCCTTTTTGCATGCCCTGCACCAAGGGATGTCTCTGGAAAAGGCCAGGACCATTGCCGTAACGACTATGGTTTTCTTTCAATTCTTCCAGGCACTTAATAGCCGTTCCGAGATGCAGTCCCTCCTGAGGATGAACCCTCTGGGCAACCCATTCCTCTTTTTCGGGACCATAGCTGCTTTTCTGGCACATTTAGCAGCTATTTATCTGCCATCTCTACAATGGCTTTTCCGCATGGAGCCGCTCACGCCGGTGGATTGGTTACGGATCGGGTTAATCTCGATTACAGTCATCATCGCCGTTGAGATCGATAAATTGGTGCGGAGAATAGTCACCTCGGTATATCATTGA